A single genomic interval of Candidatus Gracilibacteria bacterium harbors:
- a CDS encoding ElyC/SanA/YdcF family protein yields the protein MQLFFSGGQTSGPEKPSEAQHLRDVYQKAIKELIPEEIGTPIVLLEEGACDTWDNAEKSLALIKEDRDLQNRKLVLFSHLGRLPRIQSIYTKLGIHDADTSSVEEVFWKYVPNGRPFVLRHMFSREIFSKMLMEIPLYILTQFEWGREWIRSKTQKRILETEGGR from the coding sequence TTGCAATTATTTTTTTCAGGAGGACAGACATCTGGACCAGAAAAACCATCAGAAGCGCAACATTTACGAGACGTATACCAAAAAGCTATAAAAGAATTAATCCCTGAAGAAATATGAACACCTATTGTTCTTCTCGAGGAAGGTGCGTGTGATACGTGGGATAATGCAGAGAAATCGTTGGCTCTGATAAAAGAAGATAGAGATTTACAGAATAGAAAGCTCGTACTGTTTTCTCATCTTGGTCGTCTTCCAAGAATACAATCAATATATACCAAACTCGGAATACACGACGCAGATACTTCGTCTGTGGAAGAAGTATTTTGGAAATATGTACCAAATGGACGTCCGTTCGTACTTCGACATATGTTTTCGAGAGAAATATTCTCAAAAATGTTAATGGAAATTCCATTGTACATCCTCACACAGTTCGAATGGTGAAGGGAATGGATTCGTTCCAAAACACAAAAACGAATTCTGGAAACAGAATGAGGAAGGTAA
- a CDS encoding helix-turn-helix domain-containing protein — protein MQFYDYFESLGFTHKEAEIYLALYKLGIQPASVIAKYVDIERTYVYKVLTALAQKNLVSITDKNGVKNFFIPDISILKRYIENERTKYEKMHDEFASIEVELQSHKQGETRNTPKISLYEGGEGVKNCYEDIANELLEHGYRSCKLFASNTILSRSGKSDTINQYASDFLTKMEKEGLTIDALLGNGIWLMESIGQAQNIDELRNLPATNESIQIFIAGGVVYILIFREIPFAMKIASDELAGALHFLLEQIPRK, from the coding sequence ATGCAATTCTACGATTATTTCGAATCTCTCGGATTCACCCACAAAGAAGCAGAAATCTATCTCGCGCTCTACAAGCTTGGGATTCAACCCGCGTCCGTGATTGCCAAGTACGTCGATATCGAGCGCACGTACGTCTACAAGGTTCTCACAGCTCTCGCTCAGAAGAATCTCGTCTCCATCACCGACAAGAATGGGGTGAAGAATTTCTTCATCCCTGATATCTCGATCCTGAAGCGATATATCGAGAATGAACGGACAAAATATGAGAAAATGCATGATGAATTCGCGAGTATCGAAGTCGAACTCCAGAGTCACAAACAATGAGAGACACGAAATACGCCAAAAATATCACTCTATGAAGGTGGGGAAGGTGTGAAGAATTGTTATGAAGATATCGCGAATGAACTTCTCGAACATGGATATCGTTCATGTAAGCTTTTCGCATCCAATACCATCTTATCACGTTCAGGAAAATCTGATACTATCAATCAATATGCGAGTGATTTTCTCACGAAAATGGAAAAAGAATGACTCACTATCGATGCACTCCTCGGAAATGGTATCTGGCTCATGGAATCGATCGGTCAAGCACAGAATATCGATGAACTCCGCAATCTCCCAGCCACCAACGAATCCATCCAGATATTCATCGCTGGAGGTGTTGTCTATATCCTGATTTTCCGCGAGATTCCTTTTGCCATGAAGATTGCGAGTGATGAACTCGCTGGAGCACTTCATTTTCTCCTCGAACAGATCCCCAGAAAGTAA
- a CDS encoding type II secretion system protein produces MFHFRKTSGFTLVELVISITIFGMMSLAITSIYIQTTYLGQKMRQTRHLSETAREITERIADDVRQKGIHGNTLSDGTSYVYWNTPDTYSLSGSEVLSVGDGTTKYVYGKKEILGGTTVINHCEAVDKIDPKTHCGLYLVNGSDYTNAFNLVDSFIPEESQKRVKIENLKFYISGDGKNTEKKVTLIFTLALMPRIGIPSNLIGDTRLHIQTTISERFFKENT; encoded by the coding sequence ATGTTTCACTTTCGAAAGACATCTGGATTCACGCTCGTAGAGCTCGTTATCTCAATCACTATTTTTGGGATGATGAGTCTTGCGATAACTTCGATCTATATCCAGACGACGTATCTCGGACAGAAAATGCGCCAAACTCGTCACCTCTCTGAGACAGCGCGTGAGATCACCGAGCGGATTGCAGATGATGTGCGACAGAAATGAATCCATGGAAATACGCTTTCTGATGGAACTTCCTATGTGTACTGGAATACTCCTGATACGTATTCTCTGAGCGGAAGTGAAGTACTCTCAGTGGGAGATGGAACAACGAAATACGTATATGGAAAAAAGGAAATTCTCGGATGAACGACTGTTATCAATCACTGTGAAGCAGTCGACAAGATAGATCCGAAAACACATTGTGGGCTGTATCTGGTCAATGGATCAGATTATACGAACGCATTCAATCTGGTAGATAGCTTCATCCCTGAGGAATCCCAGAAACGTGTGAAAATCGAAAACCTGAAGTTCTATATATCAGGCGATGGAAAAAACACAGAAAAAAAAGTCACTCTCATATTCACACTCGCACTCATGCCACGTATCGGAATCCCATCGAATCTCATCGGTGATACTAGGCTCCATATCCAGACAACTATCAGTGAACGATTCTTCAAAGAAAATACATAA
- a CDS encoding type II secretion system F family protein, with the protein MKIFSSSISVKDKALFYENIANLLEGGVTLLSALKGLRERLLEGKLKEGVDHLLFFVESGDAINIAMRKLPNFFGEQEIAIVESGEQTGMLQQSFLAIAKDLRSQEELRNKIISAMTYPLIIIIFLIIALTVVMIYVIPQLMPIIAGATGELPWTTKSLIATSDFFRNNFLFLFFGFVAIVLFFQGYTRSEVGKKWWDREKIYFPLTGAVYKNYLIVRSMSTFSLLNNAGVSIVKTLRLTGASAGNRIIEQLFVSIADDVARGTKISTSMRERDAAGFFFSPDILQMMESAERTSTIGNVVDKISLQYRREVDMALSTMVKFIEPVALLLAGIFVLWFAVAIFSAIMQIVSLAGE; encoded by the coding sequence ATGAAAATCTTTTCTTCTAGTATTTCGGTTAAGGATAAAGCGCTTTTCTATGAGAATATTGCGAATCTTCTCGAGGGATGAGTGACATTACTATCTGCACTCAAGTGACTCAGAGAACGGCTTCTCGAAGGCAAACTCAAAGAATGAGTGGATCATCTTCTTTTTTTCGTCGAAAGTGGTGATGCCATCAATATTGCTATGCGAAAACTCCCGAACTTCTTCGGTGAACAGGAAATTGCTATCGTCGAAAGTGGGGAACAGACAGGAATGCTTCAGCAGTCATTTCTCGCGATTGCGAAGGATCTTCGTTCTCAGGAAGAACTCCGCAATAAGATTATTTCCGCGATGACCTATCCACTCATTATTATAATATTTCTCATAATCGCACTTACTGTAGTGATGATCTATGTGATTCCACAGCTTATGCCGATTATTGCTGGTGCGACAGGTGAACTGCCTTGGACAACAAAAAGTCTCATTGCGACGAGTGATTTTTTTCGAAATAATTTTCTTTTCTTGTTTTTTGGTTTTGTGGCAATTGTGCTTTTTTTCCAATGATATACTCGCAGTGAGGTAGGGAAGAAGTGGTGGGATCGAGAGAAAATCTATTTTCCACTCACCGGTGCAGTCTACAAGAACTACCTCATCGTTCGTTCGATGTCAACTTTCTCACTTCTGAATAATGCTGGAGTTAGTATCGTGAAGACTCTCCGTCTCACTGGCGCAAGTGCAGGAAATAGAATTATCGAACAACTGTTTGTGAGCATTGCTGATGATGTCGCTCGTGGAACAAAAATCTCGACTTCTATGCGGGAACGCGATGCTGCAGGGTTTTTCTTCTCGCCTGATATTCTCCAGATGATGGAAAGTGCTGAAAGAACGTCAACTATAGGAAACGTTGTTGATAAGATTTCTCTCCAATATCGTCGTGAAGTAGATATGGCACTCTCAACTATGGTAAAATTCATCGAGCCAGTGGCATTGCTTCTTGCTGGTATATTTGTACTTTGGTTTGCGGTAGCAATATTTTCTGCTATTATGCAGATAGTTTCACTTGCTGGAGAATAG
- a CDS encoding prepilin-type N-terminal cleavage/methylation domain-containing protein: protein MLRVLTRTSGFTLVELIVGMLIFSIGMTGILALLHSTINNSLYSRYEIVAGNLLREEIELVKNIRNSNVRNFIPYDSVIIDGSTATGLASGTYIVENNFAYSGVSIQSTDGKVLKMPVKLKPITLTGDIANRFSLSRLYLDAQGRYTHTPTATGTIYASYIIISPLTFSDGDDNTIAVEKDGKTQGYTIDARVLVQSRGYQEYDLKSLITDWKK from the coding sequence ATGCTTCGTGTTCTCACTCGAACATCCGGATTCACACTCGTAGAGCTTATCGTTGGTATGCTGATTTTTTCGATCGGGATGACGGGGATTCTCGCACTTCTTCATTCGACGATCAATAATTCTCTCTATTCTCGTTATGAGATTGTTGCAGGGAATCTTCTCAGAGAAGAAATAGAGCTCGTGAAAAATATTCGTAATTCGAACGTTCGGAATTTCATTCCCTATGATAGTGTGATTATCGATGGGAGTACGGCAACAGGACTCGCATCTGGTACCTATATCGTAGAGAATAATTTCGCGTATTCTGGAGTCTCGATTCAGTCAACCGATGGAAAAGTACTCAAAATGCCAGTCAAACTGAAACCTATCACACTCACGGGAGATATAGCAAATCGTTTTTCACTTTCTCGTCTCTATCTCGATGCCCAGGGTCGCTACACACATACACCAACCGCAACAGGAACCATTTATGCTTCATATATTATCATTTCTCCTCTTACTTTCTCAGATGGAGATGACAATACTATTGCCGTCGAAAAAGATGGAAAAACACAATGATATACGATTGATGCTCGTGTACTCGTGCAATCCCGTGGATATCAAGAATATGATCTAAAGTCACTCATTACCGACTGGAAAAAATAA
- a CDS encoding PrsW family glutamic-type intramembrane protease has protein sequence MLSQIFSLIFFVLFAFFPIFLWGYGMNMLSRHEWNRERFFYGMIGGGLSVGVIYFLQDFLEGSLLLRIFALGVILALLLGFVWIASGRGSPYVKVFLRKIAFLHAGIFLILYIILEIGIGFLPDSLTNTLPMVAGISSFLFAASLEESLKHLSSVGLTAKQFRFSRRDLLIFGFFITLGFVFLENILYLAKVYPLGLGNIFLTGITRSIFSLLSHLFAASICVMMWWKALSYGVFSFRYILTFLIGFLLASFAHLFFNELVASGNMIFVVIFSLVAYFSFTQWLVLDE, from the coding sequence ATGCTTTCTCAGATTTTTTCTCTCATCTTCTTCGTTCTCTTCGCATTCTTCCCGATATTTCTTTGGGGATATGGGATGAATATGCTTTCTCGCCACGAGTGGAATCGGGAACGCTTTTTCTATGGGATGATTGGTGGTGGATTATCAGTCGGCGTCATCTATTTTCTTCAAGACTTTCTCGAAGGTTCTCTCTTGTTGCGAATATTTGCACTTTGAGTGATATTGGCTCTATTACTTGGTTTCGTATGGATTGCGAGTGGGCGATGATCTCCCTATGTGAAGGTTTTCCTTCGAAAAATTGCATTTCTTCATGCAGGAATATTTCTCATTCTCTATATTATATTGGAAATAGGAATTGGATTTCTTCCCGATTCTCTCACGAATACTCTTCCCATGGTAGCTGGGATATCGAGTTTTCTGTTTGCTGCTTCTCTCGAAGAATCCCTCAAACATCTCTCGAGCGTCGGACTCACGGCGAAACAATTTCGATTCTCACGACGGGATTTACTTATTTTTGGATTCTTCATTACACTTGGTTTCGTCTTTCTCGAGAATATTCTCTATCTAGCGAAAGTCTATCCTCTTGGTCTCGGGAATATATTTCTCACAGGAATCACCCGTTCGATTTTTTCACTCCTTTCTCATCTGTTTGCTGCGAGTATCTGCGTGATGATGTGGTGGAAAGCACTTTCTTACGGAGTTTTCTCGTTCCGTTATATCCTGACATTTCTCATAGGCTTCCTTCTTGCGAGTTTCGCGCACCTTTTCTTCAATGAGCTCGTTGCCTCATGAAATATGATTTTTGTGGTTATTTTTTCTCTTGTCGCATATTTTTCTTTTACTCAGTGGCTGGTGCTCGACGAGTAG
- the dnaA gene encoding chromosomal replication initiator protein DnaA — translation MSQTFDFSHLQLVVRELSTQVRKQDFLTYFKKFSLIQVTDTSVTLGVISSFHRDNLASKFYTEIKTAIQKIVPTIDSIDIVVDDAIDSKTEEYVVDCRNTLKESEKTTKKQQAEGVEIVDGINSRLINDRYRLDNFIVGPSTQLAHAAAEAVARRPGSSYNPLYLYGNVGLGKTHLLQGTANQIRSKHKNLKVVYTTADRFLTDYVASIKGRSVDKLREKYRQIDVLVIDDVQFLAGKKQTQEELYNIFNILYEAGKQIILSGDRPPKELTELEPRLQSRFEWGITVDLGEPDYETRLAIIQEKARAREFILSQEVGEFIAENVTTNVREIEGVLNQIIAEYDLKGTPPTIENVAYRLSKLAVKSITSSLTETRTQRIGNCSYEDLIQAVSNHFGIEIRTLLSEDRKKENMIPRQVAMYLLKNKLHYTYERIGNIFSGRNHTAVMYSCKKLETIMKKDQQVVYELNVIRDKLGI, via the coding sequence ATGTCCCAAACTTTCGATTTTTCGCATCTCCAACTCGTCGTCCGAGAACTCTCGACACAAGTCCGAAAACAGGATTTTCTCACCTATTTCAAGAAGTTTTCTCTGATTCAGGTCACAGATACTTCCGTTACCCTTGGTGTTATCTCTTCTTTTCATCGAGATAACCTCGCGAGCAAGTTCTATACAGAAATCAAAACTGCTATCCAGAAAATAGTTCCGACTATTGATTCTATAGATATCGTCGTCGATGATGCGATCGATTCCAAGACAGAAGAATATGTCGTTGATTGTCGAAATACGCTCAAAGAAAGCGAAAAAACTACAAAAAAACAACAAGCGGAAGGAGTAGAAATTGTAGATGGTATCAATTCTCGTCTCATCAATGATCGTTATCGTCTCGATAACTTCATCGTCGGGCCAAGTACTCAGCTCGCTCATGCGGCTGCAGAAGCCGTTGCTCGTCGCCCAGGATCTTCATACAATCCACTCTATCTCTATGGAAATGTTGGTCTCGGAAAGACACACCTCCTCCAGGGAACTGCCAATCAGATTCGTTCGAAACACAAAAACCTCAAGGTCGTCTATACGACGGCGGATCGATTCCTCACGGACTATGTCGCGAGTATCAAGGGTCGTTCCGTGGACAAACTCCGTGAGAAATACCGCCAGATTGATGTTCTCGTTATCGATGATGTGCAATTTCTCGCAGGTAAAAAACAAACTCAAGAAGAGCTCTACAATATCTTCAATATCCTCTACGAAGCAGGGAAGCAGATTATCCTCTCTGGAGATCGTCCACCAAAAGAACTCACAGAACTCGAACCACGCCTTCAGAGCCGATTCGAGTGGGGAATCACGGTAGATCTCGGAGAACCTGATTATGAGACTCGTCTCGCTATCATCCAGGAGAAAGCTCGTGCTCGTGAATTTATCCTTTCTCAGGAAGTCGGAGAATTCATCGCCGAAAATGTGACAACAAACGTTCGTGAGATCGAATGAGTACTCAACCAGATTATCGCCGAATATGACCTCAAGGGAACCCCTCCAACGATCGAGAATGTCGCATACCGTCTCTCGAAACTTGCCGTGAAATCTATCACATCGAGCCTAACAGAAACTCGTACACAACGCATCGGAAATTGTAGCTACGAAGATCTCATCCAAGCAGTATCCAATCATTTCGGCATCGAGATTCGCACACTTCTCTCAGAAGATCGCAAAAAAGAAAACATGATTCCACGTCAGGTGGCAATGTATCTTCTCAAGAATAAGCTTCACTATACATACGAGCGCATCGGGAATATCTTTTCTGGACGCAATCACACAGCGGTGATGTACTCTTGCAAGAAGCTCGAAACCATCATGAAAAAAGACCAACAAGTCGTCTACGAACTCAATGTGATTCGTGATAAACTCGGGATATAA
- a CDS encoding prepilin-type N-terminal cleavage/methylation domain-containing protein, translating to MKWNFSHSGFTFVELMIVTTMIAILMGIALFPYGYYMDRSRVEKNIDSISQEWILAHNDVKNGILYNPDSHAHLYLHFTIGAESVNIYMSTGGTSPEKFYKTLPLEQKIQIQSFSGIELGGTSEIIYHIEPPYGYGKFSTGGTEVSLTGITMTIGYPGASLASGRARQILLRPYY from the coding sequence ATGAAATGGAACTTTTCACATTCTGGATTTACGTTCGTCGAGTTGATGATCGTAACAACGATGATCGCGATTCTTATGGGAATCGCACTTTTTCCATACGGGTACTATATGGATCGTTCTCGCGTCGAGAAAAATATTGATAGTATTTCCCAGGAATGGATCCTCGCACATAATGATGTGAAAAATGGAATCCTCTATAATCCTGATTCACATGCACATCTCTATCTTCATTTTACGATAGGTGCAGAATCAGTGAATATTTATATGTCGACTGGTGGAACAAGTCCAGAAAAATTCTATAAGACCCTACCTCTCGAACAAAAAATACAGATTCAATCATTTTCTGGGATAGAGCTCGGAGGTACATCAGAAATCATCTATCATATCGAACCACCCTATGGATATGGGAAATTCTCGACGGGTGGAACAGAAGTCTCGCTCACGGGAATCACTATGACTATCGGATATCCTGGTGCTTCTCTCGCGAGTGGTCGTGCTCGTCAGATTCTCCTTCGCCCCTATTACTAA
- a CDS encoding DUF2878 family protein: protein MKKVYLMLINLIPILLMVGLIPIIQNDFFLTIVYVVIIGIALVIGYQKKDWIFFLFGFCIMTLSECFFISTGVEVFQGNSLFGLIPLWLPFLWAYGFVAIRHGNAILEDNITIHNS from the coding sequence ATGAAAAAAGTATATCTCATGCTCATAAATCTTATACCAATACTTCTTATGGTAGGATTGATTCCTATTATTCAGAATGATTTCTTTCTGACTATTGTTTATGTTGTTATTATCGGAATTGCATTGGTTATAGGATATCAGAAAAAAGATTGGATTTTCTTTCTTTTCGGATTCTGTATAATGACGCTCTCCGAATGCTTTTTTATCTCCACAGGAGTTGAGGTATTTCAGGGAAATTCACTCTTTGGACTCATACCACTTTGGCTTCCATTTCTTTGGGCATATGGATTTGTCGCGATTCGTCACGGAAATGCCATTCTCGAAGACAATATAACAATTCATAATTCATAA
- the rplS gene encoding 50S ribosomal protein L19 → MDATLIAQIQAGAQKSDTPVLATGMEVEVHQIIKEGEKERIQLFKGLIISMRGKTALDKVITVRADIEGVGIEKIFPINSPFIAKIVVLRQFKVRRKNIRYIRELTGKAARLKEIK, encoded by the coding sequence ATGGACGCAACTCTCATCGCTCAAATCCAAGCCGGAGCACAAAAATCAGACACTCCAGTTCTCGCAACAGGAATGGAAGTAGAAGTACACCAGATTATCAAAGAAGGTGAAAAAGAACGTATTCAACTCTTCAAGGGTCTTATCATCTCTATGCGAGGAAAGACTGCTCTCGATAAGGTTATCACTGTTCGTGCTGATATCGAAGGTGTCGGAATCGAAAAGATTTTCCCGATCAACTCTCCATTTATCGCAAAGATTGTGGTTCTTCGCCAATTCAAGGTTCGTCGCAAGAATATCCGCTATATTCGTGAACTCACTGGTAAGGCTGCACGTCTCAAGGAGATTAAGTAA
- a CDS encoding tetratricopeptide repeat protein, with protein sequence MEFLFGNQMASLEAIIVLLCVALICVIFLYDGYRFVARVLGILTPRKEYVKEKLAEEEKKEEDSLARVEEEVVQISEEEFIPEENLSGDSGEIEQVSEKMTQEEIIYEMEAASSENDEHIEKYFQEESAETIEDIYKEELDSLPLDIQEEILSSETETSEETPSKTIVTETFDVPVEETIEIPNSSLPSDEEPIEESPETVPYVRPTHVHEEIEEVPKKETPQISPEKRDKLIEITNNTKTLIARGHIPEARALIIEGLSLSKNHRELNIMLGELYERDHGFEKAEFIYKDLAHTYPDDAEILMHLAGTLAMQRKYRISYELYKKILSLQGESEEVLYTIAHLASELGETEETYEYARSYIKQYPKNPEVLWLLSQSQVALGKRKDAIETLIKLKNLTPYNQEIVDLIGKLVTEEEMAGNFGEETHQ encoded by the coding sequence ATGGAATTCCTTTTTTGAAATCAGATGGCTTCGCTGGAAGCAATCATTGTTCTCCTCTGTGTCGCTCTCATATGTGTCATATTTCTCTACGATGGATATCGCTTCGTAGCACGTGTTCTTGGCATTCTCACGCCTCGCAAAGAGTATGTGAAAGAAAAACTGGCGGAAGAAGAGAAGAAGGAAGAAGATAGTCTCGCTCGTGTAGAAGAAGAAGTTGTACAAATATCTGAAGAGGAATTCATTCCTGAAGAGAATCTCAGTGGTGATAGTGGGGAAATAGAGCAAGTATCTGAAAAAATGACGCAAGAAGAGATTATCTATGAAATGGAGGCAGCATCATCAGAAAATGATGAACATATCGAGAAATATTTCCAAGAAGAAAGCGCAGAAACAATAGAAGACATCTATAAAGAAGAGCTCGATTCCCTTCCTCTCGATATCCAAGAGGAGATCTTATCTTCAGAGACAGAAACATCAGAAGAGACTCCGTCAAAAACAATAGTTACTGAAACATTTGATGTTCCAGTGGAAGAAACAATCGAAATTCCAAATAGTTCTCTTCCATCTGATGAAGAACCAATCGAAGAATCTCCTGAAACTGTGCCATATGTCCGACCAACTCATGTTCATGAGGAAATCGAAGAAGTTCCAAAAAAAGAAACACCCCAGATTTCTCCAGAAAAACGAGACAAACTCATCGAGATTACCAATAACACGAAAACTCTCATTGCTCGCGGGCACATCCCCGAAGCACGTGCGCTCATCATCGAATGACTCTCACTCTCGAAGAATCATCGCGAGCTCAATATCATGCTCGGTGAACTCTATGAGCGCGATCATGGATTCGAGAAAGCAGAATTCATCTACAAGGATCTCGCGCATACATATCCTGATGATGCAGAAATCCTCATGCATCTTGCGGGAACGCTCGCTATGCAGCGCAAGTACCGAATCAGTTATGAGCTCTACAAAAAGATTCTCTCGCTTCAGGGTGAGAGCGAGGAAGTACTCTATACTATCGCTCATCTTGCTTCTGAACTCGGAGAAACAGAAGAAACCTATGAATACGCGCGAAGCTATATCAAGCAGTATCCGAAAAATCCAGAAGTTCTCTGGCTTCTCTCCCAATCTCAGGTCGCACTCGGAAAAAGAAAAGATGCCATAGAAACGCTTATCAAGCTCAAAAACCTCACTCCATACAATCAAGAAATCGTCGATCTCATCGGGAAACTCGTGACCGAAGAAGAGATGGCTGGGAATTTTGGTGAGGAGACGCATCAATAA
- the tsaE gene encoding tRNA (adenosine(37)-N6)-threonylcarbamoyltransferase complex ATPase subunit type 1 TsaE: MQKNTNFLLDIYDNIFEETLSERTFPLHSGDRIFFIGDLGSGKSTFIRHLLRSHFHDDSLIVRSPTYTYYQKYGENIYHFDLYRLESLEDFYFIGGQDIIDNPNNICLIEWPEILGETISPTKKISITTNEDGSRRFEISTRRAPATE; this comes from the coding sequence ATGCAAAAAAATACAAATTTTCTTCTTGACATATATGATAATATTTTCGAAGAGACACTTTCTGAGAGAACTTTTCCCCTTCATTCTGGAGACCGAATATTTTTCATAGGTGATCTCGGGAGTGGCAAGAGTACTTTTATCCGTCACTTGCTCCGCTCTCATTTCCATGATGATTCCCTCATCGTCCGGAGTCCAACCTATACGTATTATCAGAAATATGGAGAAAATATCTATCATTTTGATCTCTATAGACTCGAATCGCTCGAAGATTTCTACTTCATCGGCGGTCAAGATATCATCGATAATCCGAACAATATCTGTCTCATAGAATGGCCAGAGATTCTCGGAGAAACCATTTCTCCGACCAAAAAAATATCCATCACCACGAATGAAGATGGAAGTCGGAGATTCGAGATATCTACTCGTCGAGCACCAGCCACTGAGTAA
- the dnaB gene encoding replicative DNA helicase → MALTTPPHSIEAERGVLGSILLDKDGIIQVAGLLIPEDFYDPSHGIVFAAMIDLFTRNRPIDAITVREVIDDQKKLESIGGDMFLNDLMTSVFTSANIFQYAQIVKNKSVLRKLIRAGTEITQAGFDEVSETTELLEKAEKSLFSVTQTFIQNKLTPIKDILNARYEEFAAIHADPNMAQHSSIPIGYPTFDHKLGGFKRGDLIILAARPSMGKTAMALNFAQNVAEKAKHVAIFSLEMSKEQLTDRLIAAAMAVDSWKLQKGKLSEDEFSRMGDALEKLSRSKIYMDDSPAGAGLVELKSKARRLKMESGLDLIIIDYLQLMSSGNSMNRVQEVSEISRGLKSLARELDVPVIALSQLSRALEARPDKRPVMSDLRESGSIEQDADIILMIYRDDYYNEFSENPGVSSVFIRKNRNGPTGQVDLKFEKQHQKFYEIEKAHDAFGDEEF, encoded by the coding sequence TTGGCTCTCACAACTCCTCCACATAGTATCGAAGCAGAACGCGGTGTTCTCGGTTCTATCCTTCTCGACAAAGACGGTATTATCCAAGTTGCTGGACTTCTTATTCCTGAAGATTTCTATGATCCTTCTCATGGGATAGTTTTTGCAGCGATGATCGACCTCTTCACGCGCAATCGGCCTATCGATGCTATCACGGTTCGCGAAGTGATCGATGATCAGAAAAAACTCGAATCTATCGGTGGAGATATGTTCCTCAATGATCTCATGACGAGTGTCTTCACAAGTGCGAATATCTTCCAGTATGCGCAGATCGTGAAGAACAAAAGTGTCCTCCGCAAGCTTATCCGTGCTGGTACAGAAATTACTCAGGCAGGATTCGATGAAGTATCCGAGACAACAGAACTTCTCGAAAAAGCAGAAAAGTCACTTTTCTCTGTGACTCAGACATTTATCCAGAACAAACTCACACCGATCAAGGACATTCTCAATGCCCGCTATGAAGAATTCGCTGCAATACACGCGGATCCAAACATGGCGCAACATTCGAGTATTCCTATTGGTTACCCGACGTTCGATCACAAGCTCGGTGGATTCAAACGTGGAGACCTCATCATCCTTGCAGCACGTCCATCGATGGGTAAGACGGCAATGGCGCTGAATTTCGCTCAGAATGTCGCAGAAAAAGCGAAACATGTTGCTATATTTTCTCTCGAAATGTCCAAGGAACAACTCACCGATCGTCTCATCGCTGCTGCGATGGCAGTCGATAGTTGGAAGCTCCAGAAAGGAAAACTCTCAGAAGATGAGTTCTCTCGTATGGGCGATGCACTCGAGAAGCTCTCTCGTTCAAAAATCTATATGGATGATTCCCCTGCTGGTGCAGGTCTCGTAGAGCTCAAGAGTAAGGCTCGTCGTCTCAAGATGGAGTCTGGACTTGATCTCATCATCATCGACTACCTCCAGCTCATGTCGAGTGGAAATAGCATGAACCGTGTGCAGGAAGTATCTGAGATTTCTCGTGGACTGAAGTCGCTCGCTCGTGAACTCGATGTTCCAGTCATTGCTCTCTCACAGCTCTCGCGTGCGCTCGAAGCTCGTCCCGACAAGCGTCCTGTGATGTCTGATCTCCGTGAATCAGGAAGTATCGAGCAAGATGCAGATATCATTCTCATGATCTATCGTGATGATTATTACAATGAGTTTTCCGAGAATCCTGGTGTATCAAGTGTTTTTATCCGTAAGAATCGTAACTGACCAACCGGACAAGTGGATCTCAAGTTCGAGAAGCAACATCAGAAATTCTATGAAATCGAAAAAGCTCATGATGCTTTCGGTGATGAAGAATTCTAA